A section of the Streptomyces sp. CG1 genome encodes:
- a CDS encoding VWA domain-containing protein, whose translation MANFAKSHVPQFSMDVYQNEYLPEGGREVNAIVTVTATGGGTVTPVHSAGRGPSAAVAIMVDCSGSMDYPPTKMRGARDATAAAIDSLRDGTHFAVIGGTHVAKEVYPGGGALATADATTREQAKQALRRLSAGGGTAIGTWLRLADRLLNSDDVTIRHGILLTDGRNEHESPEDLRATLDACAGRFTCDARGVGTDWEVKEVTGIASALLGTADIVADPAGLAADFTRMMETAMGKEVADVALRVWTPVGTAIRFVKQVAPTVEDLTDRRTESGPRAGDYPTGSWGDESRDYHLCVEVPAAGLGQEMLAARVSLVVPQPDGSVQNLGAQGLVRAVWTDDMTASTSINPQVAHYTGQAELAQAIQQGLDLRKAGDFDGATAKLGRAVQLASASGNADTAKLLAKVVDVVDAATGTVRLKTRVAEADEMTLETRSTKTVRVKK comes from the coding sequence ATGGCCAATTTCGCGAAGTCGCATGTGCCGCAGTTCTCGATGGACGTGTACCAGAACGAGTACCTGCCGGAGGGCGGGCGCGAGGTCAACGCCATCGTCACCGTGACGGCGACCGGCGGCGGCACCGTGACCCCGGTGCACTCGGCCGGACGCGGCCCGTCCGCCGCCGTGGCGATCATGGTGGACTGCTCCGGATCCATGGACTATCCGCCGACGAAGATGCGCGGCGCCCGGGACGCCACGGCCGCCGCGATCGATTCCCTGCGCGACGGCACGCACTTCGCGGTGATCGGCGGCACGCACGTGGCCAAGGAGGTCTATCCGGGCGGCGGCGCGCTCGCGACCGCCGACGCCACCACCCGCGAGCAGGCCAAGCAAGCGCTTCGACGGCTCAGCGCGGGCGGCGGTACGGCCATCGGCACCTGGCTGCGGCTCGCCGACCGGCTGCTGAACTCGGACGACGTCACCATCCGGCACGGCATCCTGCTCACCGACGGCCGCAACGAACACGAGTCGCCGGAGGATCTGCGCGCGACGCTGGACGCGTGTGCCGGACGGTTCACCTGTGACGCGCGCGGCGTGGGCACCGACTGGGAAGTGAAAGAAGTCACAGGGATCGCCTCGGCGCTCCTGGGCACCGCCGACATCGTCGCCGACCCGGCCGGTCTCGCCGCCGACTTCACGCGGATGATGGAGACGGCGATGGGCAAGGAGGTCGCCGACGTCGCCCTGCGGGTGTGGACGCCGGTCGGCACGGCCATCAGGTTCGTCAAGCAAGTGGCGCCCACCGTCGAGGACTTGACCGATCGCCGCACCGAATCCGGGCCGCGCGCCGGGGACTATCCGACCGGGTCCTGGGGCGACGAGTCCCGCGACTACCACCTGTGCGTGGAGGTCCCGGCGGCCGGCCTCGGCCAGGAGATGCTCGCCGCCCGGGTGTCCCTGGTGGTGCCCCAACCGGACGGATCGGTACAGAACCTCGGCGCGCAGGGCCTCGTACGCGCGGTGTGGACCGACGACATGACGGCCTCCACGTCCATCAATCCCCAAGTCGCCCACTACACCGGGCAGGCCGAACTGGCACAAGCCATCCAGCAAGGGCTCGATCTTCGCAAAGCGGGCGATTTCGATGGAGCAACGGCCAAACTGGGGCGCGCTGTTCAGCTCGCGAGTGCCTCCGGGAACGCCGATACTGCGAAACTGCTTGCGAAGGTGGTGGACGTGGTCGACGCCGCGACAGGTACTGTGCGGTTGAAGACGAGGGTCGCCGAGGCGGATGAGATGACCTTGGAGACCCGGTCCACAAAGACTGTTCGTGTAAAGAAGTGA
- a CDS encoding tetratricopeptide repeat protein, translating to MSQPGQTCQRPDCEGSYEDVGGGELYCDTCGLAPVVSANGMVGSPPTGLTKGAVDSGSSRGSHSSRTSSQSSKSRRSVSGRLSRSLSGRSTGRSVSVRSSGSSSGASTRGRLGAGLVHVPQVPRPDPRAMVLDNPEVPERKRFCSRSDCGAPVGRARGERPGRTEGFCTKCGHPYSFVPKLKTGDVVHGQYEVVGCLAHGGLGWVYLAVDRAVSDRWVVLKGLLDTGDQDAMAAAISERRFLAEIEHANIVRIYNFVEHLDQRTGSLDGYIVMEYVGGKSLKEIANARRTPEGRRDPLPVEQACAYGIEALEALGHLHSRNLLYCDFKVDNAIQTEDQLKLIDMGAVRRMDDDESAIYGTVGYQAPEVADVGPSVASDLYTVGRTLAVLTFDFQGYTNVYVDSLPDPDTIEVFRRYESFYRLLVRATDPDPARRFGSAQEMAEQLTGVLREVVALQTGQPRPALSTQFGPEVRVIDRELFPRLDGDVSRLGARVVRRAAPAAPALPPPSLVRPVDTPATALALPVPLVDPGDPNAGLLAGLLASAPAELISALEAAPTQTVETRLRQIRARLESGEQQTALMGLAQLDEERPDDWRVVWYRGLAGLVTGDFEGAALAFDAIYDAFPGEAAPKLALGLCAEVLGQLDNAAEYYHLVWATDPSFVSAAFGLARVQLAAGNRQGAVRTLESVPESSIHYTAARVAAVRARLRQRTASAGDVPFLDDLTAAAGQVEALDAYGLDPARREELAAEVLGSALDWILSGGQGSRPAAGGRVLLGSGLDERGLRFGLERAYRTLARLAPGGEERIELVERANRYRPRTWV from the coding sequence ATGAGTCAGCCGGGGCAGACCTGTCAGCGGCCGGACTGCGAGGGGTCGTACGAGGACGTCGGCGGCGGTGAGCTGTACTGCGACACCTGCGGCCTGGCACCGGTGGTGTCGGCGAACGGCATGGTCGGCTCGCCGCCCACCGGGCTCACCAAGGGCGCGGTGGACAGCGGCAGTTCGCGTGGTTCGCACAGTTCGCGTACGTCCTCGCAGTCGTCGAAGTCACGCCGGTCGGTGTCCGGGCGGCTCTCGCGCTCGCTGTCGGGCCGGTCCACCGGCCGGTCGGTGTCGGTGCGCAGCTCCGGCTCCTCCTCGGGGGCGTCCACGCGGGGACGGCTGGGCGCCGGGCTGGTGCACGTGCCGCAGGTGCCGCGGCCCGACCCGCGCGCGATGGTGCTGGACAACCCGGAGGTGCCGGAGCGGAAGCGGTTCTGCTCGCGCTCCGACTGCGGGGCGCCCGTCGGCCGCGCCCGCGGCGAGCGGCCGGGCCGTACGGAGGGCTTCTGCACCAAGTGCGGACACCCGTATTCCTTCGTGCCGAAGCTGAAGACCGGGGACGTGGTGCACGGCCAGTACGAGGTCGTGGGCTGTCTCGCGCACGGCGGGCTCGGCTGGGTCTATCTCGCCGTGGACCGGGCCGTCTCCGACCGGTGGGTGGTGCTCAAGGGCCTGCTGGACACCGGCGACCAGGACGCGATGGCCGCCGCGATCTCCGAGCGGCGCTTCCTCGCGGAGATCGAGCACGCCAACATCGTGCGGATCTACAACTTCGTCGAGCACCTCGACCAGCGCACCGGCTCACTCGACGGCTACATCGTCATGGAGTACGTGGGCGGCAAGTCCCTGAAGGAGATCGCCAACGCCCGCCGCACACCCGAGGGCCGCCGCGATCCGCTGCCGGTCGAACAGGCCTGCGCCTACGGCATCGAGGCACTCGAAGCCCTCGGTCATCTGCACAGCCGTAACCTCCTCTACTGCGACTTCAAGGTCGACAACGCCATCCAGACCGAGGACCAGCTCAAGCTGATCGACATGGGCGCGGTGCGCCGCATGGACGACGACGAGTCGGCGATCTACGGCACGGTCGGCTACCAGGCGCCCGAGGTCGCCGACGTCGGCCCGTCGGTGGCCAGCGACCTGTACACGGTGGGCCGTACGCTCGCGGTGCTCACCTTCGACTTCCAGGGCTACACGAACGTCTACGTCGACTCCCTGCCCGATCCGGACACCATCGAGGTCTTCCGCCGCTACGAGTCGTTCTACCGGCTCCTCGTGCGCGCCACGGACCCCGACCCGGCCCGCCGGTTCGGCTCCGCGCAGGAGATGGCCGAGCAGCTCACCGGTGTGCTGCGCGAGGTGGTCGCGCTGCAGACCGGGCAGCCACGGCCCGCGCTGTCGACGCAGTTCGGACCCGAAGTGCGGGTCATCGACCGGGAGTTGTTCCCGCGGCTGGACGGTGACGTGTCCCGGCTGGGGGCGCGGGTGGTGCGCAGGGCCGCGCCCGCCGCCCCGGCACTGCCGCCACCGTCTCTCGTCAGGCCCGTGGACACCCCGGCCACCGCGCTCGCCCTGCCCGTCCCGCTGGTAGACCCGGGCGACCCCAACGCGGGCCTCCTGGCCGGCCTGCTGGCCTCCGCACCGGCCGAGCTGATCAGCGCCCTCGAGGCGGCGCCCACTCAGACCGTGGAGACCCGGCTGCGGCAGATCCGCGCCCGGCTGGAGAGCGGTGAGCAGCAGACGGCGCTGATGGGTCTGGCCCAGCTGGACGAGGAGCGGCCGGACGACTGGCGGGTGGTCTGGTACCGGGGGCTGGCCGGGCTGGTCACCGGCGACTTCGAGGGCGCCGCGCTCGCCTTCGACGCGATCTACGACGCCTTCCCCGGCGAGGCCGCGCCCAAGCTGGCGCTCGGCCTGTGCGCGGAGGTGCTGGGCCAGCTGGACAACGCGGCCGAGTACTACCACCTGGTGTGGGCGACCGACCCGAGCTTCGTCAGTGCCGCCTTCGGGCTTGCCCGGGTGCAGCTCGCGGCCGGGAACCGGCAGGGTGCGGTGCGGACACTGGAGTCGGTGCCGGAGTCGTCCATCCACTACACGGCCGCCCGGGTCGCCGCCGTCCGGGCACGGCTCAGACAACGCACGGCGAGCGCCGGTGACGTACCGTTCCTGGACGACCTGACGGCCGCCGCCGGGCAGGTCGAGGCGCTGGACGCGTATGGTCTGGACCCGGCGCGGCGCGAGGAGTTGGCGGCGGAAGTGCTCGGCTCGGCGCTGGACTGGATACTCTCCGGAGGCCAGGGCAGCCGGCCCGCCGCCGGCGGACGGGTGCTGCTGGGCAGCGGTCTGGACGAGCGGGGCCTCCGCTTCGGCCTGGAGCGCGCCTACCGCACGCTGGCCCGGCTCGCGCCCGGCGGCGAGGAGAGGATCGAACTGGTGGAACGGGCCAACCGTTACCGCCCCCGGACGTGGGTGTAG
- a CDS encoding FHA domain-containing protein, which produces MPTCPNGHQSGSDDWCEVCGHRMAGAVPPPPPPPPPPGGYGFPPAQGGPAGGRPPAASAPEPELCPQCRTPREGGAPFCEECRWNFLTNTATSYTPAAPRPPQPRFQPPSATYGGGDGYEYQGSRPSQVNRPAEPIPSFGSEPSGPTPFGNDRGPSGPPTSPGPSGPGGPSGPPGFGSGPGQGPVPGAAPGAPGGPSGFGGRPGQAPGGPGGPGAPSGPSGFGGGPGQGPGQGPGQGPGQGQGPGAPAGPPPFGREPSGPGAPPPFGREPSGPGASTPPGPPQGGPGAPGPSGFGGDPSRPVPPPPGPTPPGPGAVPGAPQAYAQSGPPAPPAFPGETGRPPVGGPPSGGPSFGGGEDDWVISPPSSTGPSGGPGAGYGYPQPGATQAPPPSAGPTGGPGGGYGYPQPGAAQAPPPVPGFPQQPAGPVTWTATIGPDRDYFMAMMQRSGPEAAGLNLPAYSPEQQRTLSGNQLTIGRRRHSTGDTPDIDLSVPPEDPGVSHQHAVLVQQPNGSWAVVDQNSTNGTTVNMSEEPIQPFVPIPLQDGDRVHVGAWTTITVRRS; this is translated from the coding sequence ATGCCGACCTGCCCGAACGGACACCAGTCGGGTTCCGACGACTGGTGCGAGGTCTGCGGTCACCGCATGGCCGGTGCCGTACCTCCGCCCCCGCCGCCGCCCCCGCCCCCGGGCGGATACGGCTTCCCGCCCGCGCAGGGCGGCCCGGCCGGCGGCCGCCCGCCTGCCGCGTCGGCCCCGGAGCCGGAGCTGTGCCCGCAGTGCCGTACGCCCCGCGAGGGCGGCGCGCCGTTCTGCGAGGAGTGCCGGTGGAACTTCCTCACCAACACGGCCACCTCGTACACCCCGGCCGCGCCGCGCCCGCCGCAGCCGCGGTTCCAGCCGCCGAGCGCGACCTACGGCGGCGGTGACGGGTACGAGTACCAGGGCTCTCGGCCCTCGCAGGTGAACCGGCCCGCCGAGCCGATCCCGTCCTTCGGCAGCGAGCCTTCGGGCCCGACGCCGTTCGGCAACGACCGCGGCCCGTCCGGCCCGCCGACCTCACCCGGGCCGTCCGGGCCCGGGGGGCCGTCGGGTCCGCCTGGCTTTGGCAGCGGTCCGGGACAGGGGCCGGTTCCCGGTGCCGCTCCGGGTGCTCCCGGTGGTCCGTCCGGCTTCGGTGGCCGCCCGGGGCAGGCACCGGGTGGCCCGGGTGGTCCCGGTGCTCCCTCCGGTCCGTCCGGCTTCGGCGGCGGCCCGGGGCAAGGTCCCGGCCAGGGTCCTGGTCAGGGCCCCGGTCAGGGCCAGGGTCCCGGTGCTCCCGCCGGTCCGCCGCCGTTCGGGCGTGAGCCGTCCGGGCCCGGTGCGCCCCCGCCCTTCGGCCGGGAGCCCTCGGGTCCCGGTGCCTCCACTCCCCCCGGCCCGCCGCAGGGCGGTCCCGGCGCGCCCGGTCCCTCCGGGTTCGGCGGCGACCCCTCGCGTCCGGTCCCGCCACCGCCCGGTCCGACCCCGCCCGGACCCGGTGCCGTTCCCGGTGCCCCGCAGGCGTATGCGCAGTCGGGTCCGCCCGCGCCGCCCGCGTTCCCGGGCGAGACCGGCCGGCCCCCGGTCGGCGGTCCGCCCTCCGGCGGCCCGTCCTTCGGCGGCGGTGAAGACGACTGGGTGATCTCCCCGCCGTCGTCCACCGGCCCCTCCGGAGGTCCCGGTGCCGGGTACGGCTATCCGCAGCCGGGCGCCACGCAGGCCCCGCCACCGTCCGCCGGCCCCACCGGGGGTCCCGGCGGCGGCTACGGCTATCCGCAGCCCGGAGCCGCCCAGGCCCCGCCGCCCGTTCCCGGCTTCCCGCAACAGCCCGCGGGACCGGTCACCTGGACGGCGACCATCGGCCCGGACCGCGACTACTTCATGGCGATGATGCAGCGCTCCGGGCCCGAGGCCGCGGGACTGAACCTGCCCGCGTACTCGCCGGAGCAGCAGCGCACGCTCAGCGGCAACCAGCTCACCATCGGCCGCCGCCGGCACTCCACCGGCGACACCCCCGACATCGATCTGTCGGTGCCGCCGGAGGACCCGGGCGTCTCGCATCAGCACGCGGTGCTGGTGCAGCAGCCCAACGGCAGCTGGGCGGTCGTCGACCAGAACTCGACCAACGGCACCACGGTCAACATGTCCGAGGAACCGATCCAGCCGTTCGTGCCGATTCCGCTGCAGGACGGCGACCGGGTGCACGTGGGCGCCTGGACGACGATCACCGTCCGGCGGTCCTGA
- a CDS encoding N-acetylglucosamine kinase, with protein MGLTSPNPAGVLAIDAGNSKTDVAVVSAAGEVLATARGGGFRPPAVGVTAALGALAEPVARAFADAGVRSVSHVSACLANADLPVEEEQLATALEARGWGASVEVRNDTFAILRAGVAEPRGVAVVCGAGINCVGMRPDGRTARFPAIGRISGDWGGGWGLAEEALWFAARAEDGRGEPTALARTLPGHFGLPTMYALIEALHLEHVDHDRRHELTPVLFATAAEGDAVARAIVARLAEEVTVMATVALTRLDLLGEETPVLLGGSVLTAGHALLNDAVRDLLTARAPKADVRVVTASPVLGAALLGLDRLGAGAKAQERARGYWEG; from the coding sequence GTGGGTCTGACCTCACCTAATCCCGCAGGGGTCCTTGCCATCGACGCGGGAAACAGCAAGACCGACGTGGCCGTGGTCAGCGCCGCCGGGGAGGTGCTGGCCACGGCCCGCGGCGGCGGTTTCCGCCCGCCCGCGGTGGGGGTGACGGCGGCGCTGGGTGCGCTCGCGGAACCCGTCGCGCGCGCCTTCGCGGACGCCGGTGTCCGCTCCGTCTCCCATGTCTCGGCCTGTCTGGCCAACGCCGATCTCCCCGTCGAGGAGGAGCAGTTGGCGACGGCGCTCGAGGCGCGCGGCTGGGGCGCGTCGGTGGAGGTCCGCAACGACACCTTCGCGATCCTGCGGGCGGGCGTCGCCGAGCCGCGCGGGGTGGCCGTGGTGTGCGGCGCGGGCATCAACTGCGTCGGCATGCGCCCCGACGGCCGTACCGCGCGCTTTCCGGCGATCGGCCGTATCTCCGGTGACTGGGGCGGTGGTTGGGGCCTCGCGGAGGAGGCGCTGTGGTTCGCGGCCCGGGCGGAGGACGGCCGGGGCGAGCCGACTGCCCTCGCCCGCACCCTCCCCGGCCACTTCGGCCTGCCGACGATGTACGCGCTCATCGAGGCGCTGCACCTGGAGCACGTCGACCACGACCGCCGCCATGAGCTGACGCCGGTGCTGTTCGCGACGGCCGCCGAGGGCGATGCGGTGGCCCGCGCGATCGTCGCGCGGCTCGCGGAGGAGGTGACGGTGATGGCCACGGTGGCGCTGACCCGTCTGGACCTGCTCGGCGAGGAGACACCGGTGCTGCTCGGCGGCAGCGTCCTGACGGCGGGCCACGCCCTGCTGAACGACGCCGTCCGCGACCTGCTGACCGCCCGCGCCCCGAAGGCCGACGTCCGCGTGGTGACGGCGAGCCCGGTCCTGGGCGCGGCCCTGCTGGGCCTGGACCGGCTGGGGGCGGGGGCAAAGGCGCAGGAGCGGGCGCGGGGGTACTGGGAGGGTTGA
- a CDS encoding protein phosphatase 2C domain-containing protein: MSQMPQQAAPAKCPSCAEPVEPGDFFCGACGYDLSVVPAPPQDHPTLTMTGSAGEGPEGVAWPAPEPEGSAAPPAVHLPTDLPGTDAGGEPLHDREPAPAAASGTDLEGHEPGAEEPRRPAGSGVRFDRPEEPEEYSLQAPDPRVAGTPGNPEHHAVPQEPAPLCVACRAGRVDSDGYCENCGHAQPRERDHMEQESGPVAAVSDRGLRHHRNEDAFTVGHTALPDGTPAALAVVCDGVSSATRPDDASTAASQAAGDTLLAALPRGTHPQTAMHEAIVAAAQAVNALAEEPATAREHAPHQNAPACTIVGTIVASGLLVVGWVGDSRVYWVPDDRTAPAARLTEDDSWAAQMVAAGLMSEAEAYADERAHAITGWLGADAYELEPHTASFKPDRSGVVVVCTDGLWNYAETAEEMAEAIPRDAAERPLHSARVLVGHALDGGGHDNVTVAVVPFPTPPQGAGSA; encoded by the coding sequence ATGTCGCAGATGCCCCAGCAGGCCGCACCGGCGAAGTGCCCGAGCTGCGCGGAGCCCGTCGAGCCGGGTGACTTCTTCTGCGGAGCGTGCGGGTACGACCTCTCCGTCGTACCCGCACCGCCGCAGGACCATCCGACGCTCACCATGACCGGCTCCGCCGGGGAGGGCCCGGAGGGCGTCGCCTGGCCCGCCCCCGAACCGGAGGGCTCCGCCGCCCCGCCGGCGGTGCACCTGCCGACCGACCTGCCCGGCACCGACGCCGGCGGCGAACCGCTGCACGACCGCGAGCCCGCCCCGGCCGCCGCGTCCGGCACGGACCTGGAGGGGCACGAGCCCGGCGCCGAGGAACCGCGGCGGCCGGCCGGGTCCGGGGTGCGGTTCGACCGGCCCGAGGAGCCGGAGGAGTACTCGCTGCAGGCGCCCGACCCGCGGGTGGCCGGGACACCCGGGAACCCCGAGCACCACGCCGTGCCTCAGGAGCCCGCGCCGCTGTGCGTGGCCTGCCGGGCGGGCCGGGTGGACAGCGACGGCTACTGCGAGAACTGCGGGCACGCCCAGCCCCGCGAACGCGACCACATGGAGCAGGAGTCGGGCCCGGTGGCCGCCGTCAGCGACCGGGGCCTGCGCCACCACCGCAACGAGGACGCCTTCACCGTCGGCCACACCGCGCTGCCCGACGGCACCCCGGCCGCCCTCGCGGTCGTCTGCGACGGCGTGTCCTCCGCGACCCGCCCCGACGACGCGTCGACCGCCGCCTCCCAGGCGGCCGGTGACACACTGCTGGCCGCTCTGCCGCGCGGCACGCATCCGCAGACGGCGATGCACGAGGCGATCGTCGCCGCCGCGCAGGCCGTGAACGCGCTCGCCGAGGAACCCGCCACGGCACGCGAGCACGCCCCGCACCAGAACGCCCCGGCCTGCACGATCGTCGGCACGATCGTCGCCTCCGGGTTGCTGGTCGTCGGCTGGGTCGGCGACAGCCGGGTCTACTGGGTGCCGGACGACCGCACCGCGCCCGCGGCCCGGCTGACCGAGGACGACTCCTGGGCCGCGCAGATGGTCGCCGCGGGGCTGATGAGCGAGGCCGAGGCGTACGCCGACGAGCGCGCCCACGCGATCACCGGCTGGCTCGGCGCGGACGCCTACGAACTGGAGCCGCACACCGCGTCCTTCAAGCCGGACCGCTCCGGCGTCGTGGTGGTGTGCACCGACGGCCTGTGGAACTACGCCGAGACGGCCGAGGAGATGGCCGAGGCCATCCCCCGGGACGCGGCCGAGCGCCCGCTGCACAGCGCCCGGGTGCTGGTCGGTCACGCGCTGGACGGCGGGGGCCACGACAACGTAACAGTGGCCGTCGTGCCGTTCCCGACACCGCCGCAGGGGGCAGGATCGGCCTGA
- a CDS encoding methyltransferase domain-containing protein: MGAYDTGTEVLAPVARDALVREIDAEGAFAEDPVWREAFATVPRHLFVPYYYVAGRRGHERRWGESPDREARERWVRGAYEDVPLATRLRDGELVSSSSQPSLMARMLVALRVADGNRVLEVGAGTGYNAALLTFRLGDDELVTTIDLEPEITESARRHLDAAGFHPAVVTGDGARGVPERAPFDRIIATCELPTVPRAWLAQCRPGARILTPLATGLLALTVRDTTHAVGGFLPTAAYFVPLRGEGRAEPEGVSLAGLPGRAREQETFRFLLALTRGTLDPQEAYALWEREGMPERGRYGVTVDGEHARAWLDDPAGPYAWPLP, encoded by the coding sequence ATGGGTGCCTACGACACCGGGACCGAGGTCCTGGCCCCCGTCGCGCGGGACGCGCTGGTACGGGAGATCGACGCCGAGGGGGCCTTTGCCGAGGACCCGGTGTGGCGGGAGGCGTTCGCGACGGTGCCCCGGCATCTGTTCGTGCCGTACTACTACGTCGCCGGACGGCGGGGCCACGAGCGCCGCTGGGGCGAGAGCCCCGACCGGGAGGCCCGCGAGCGCTGGGTGCGCGGCGCCTACGAGGACGTGCCGCTGGCCACCCGGCTGCGCGACGGCGAGCTGGTCTCCTCCAGCAGCCAGCCCTCCCTGATGGCGCGGATGCTGGTCGCCCTGCGGGTGGCGGACGGGAACCGGGTGCTGGAGGTGGGCGCAGGCACCGGCTACAACGCGGCCCTGCTCACCTTCCGGCTCGGCGACGACGAGCTCGTCACCACCATCGATCTGGAGCCGGAGATCACCGAGTCGGCTCGCCGGCACCTGGACGCGGCCGGCTTCCACCCGGCGGTCGTCACCGGCGACGGCGCGCGCGGAGTGCCCGAACGCGCCCCTTTCGACCGGATCATCGCCACCTGCGAGCTGCCCACCGTCCCGCGCGCCTGGCTCGCCCAGTGCCGCCCCGGCGCCCGGATCCTCACCCCGCTGGCCACCGGCCTGCTCGCGCTCACGGTCCGGGACACCACCCACGCCGTGGGCGGATTCCTGCCCACGGCCGCCTACTTCGTACCGCTGCGCGGCGAGGGCAGGGCGGAGCCGGAGGGCGTGTCGCTCGCCGGGCTGCCGGGCCGGGCCCGCGAGCAGGAGACGTTCCGCTTCCTGCTCGCGCTGACCCGGGGCACCCTCGATCCGCAGGAGGCCTATGCGCTATGGGAGCGCGAGGGCATGCCGGAGCGTGGGCGGTACGGCGTCACGGTCGACGGCGAGCACGCCCGCGCCTGGCTGGACGATCCGGCGGGGCCGTACGCCTGGCCCCTGCCGTGA
- a CDS encoding glutamate ABC transporter substrate-binding protein encodes MYAKRVRASLRGWGGVGAMAVLCALALAFVLLLPCTQRTPQPPGRGGQAVADGVQARADGCTAAEAQNQTLSPSGSDGPAIDAIKSRTGAKRKLIVGVDQNSYRWGYRNPNTEGAELEGFDIDLVHRIAQDILGDPDAVQFKAIPTSQRISAIQDGRVDMVVRTMTISCERLAQVAFSAPYFKTGQQVLAPKSSSITGYNSTLAHKRVCTAAGSTAYTKLDADKKAGTLPASTDISTTVPNQLDCLVRLQLGEADAVVTDGALAASQAAQDPTVELKGSAFTTEYYGVAMKKDASDLVRRVNRVLVDYRANGWQASYDTWLSATLGKDSGPSKPPAPQYLRTS; translated from the coding sequence ATGTACGCGAAGCGTGTACGGGCCTCCCTGCGGGGCTGGGGCGGGGTCGGCGCGATGGCGGTGCTGTGCGCGCTGGCGCTGGCGTTCGTGCTGCTGCTGCCGTGCACCCAGCGGACCCCGCAGCCTCCGGGGCGCGGCGGCCAGGCCGTCGCCGACGGTGTGCAGGCCCGCGCCGACGGCTGCACGGCCGCCGAGGCGCAGAACCAGACCCTGTCACCGTCCGGGTCGGACGGCCCGGCCATCGACGCGATCAAGTCCCGTACGGGCGCGAAGCGCAAGCTGATCGTCGGCGTCGACCAGAACAGCTACCGCTGGGGCTACCGCAATCCGAACACCGAGGGCGCGGAGCTGGAGGGCTTCGACATCGACCTGGTGCACCGGATCGCACAGGACATCCTCGGCGACCCGGACGCGGTGCAGTTCAAGGCGATCCCGACCAGCCAGCGGATCTCCGCGATCCAGGACGGGCGGGTGGACATGGTCGTACGGACGATGACGATCAGCTGCGAGCGGCTGGCCCAGGTCGCGTTCTCGGCGCCCTATTTCAAGACCGGGCAGCAGGTGCTCGCGCCCAAGTCGTCGTCCATCACCGGCTACAACTCCACGCTGGCGCACAAGAGGGTGTGCACGGCGGCCGGTTCGACGGCGTACACCAAGCTGGACGCCGACAAGAAGGCCGGCACCCTGCCCGCCTCCACGGACATCTCCACCACGGTCCCGAACCAGCTGGACTGTCTGGTCCGGCTGCAACTGGGCGAGGCGGACGCGGTGGTGACCGACGGCGCGCTCGCCGCGAGCCAGGCCGCGCAGGACCCGACCGTCGAACTCAAGGGCTCGGCGTTCACGACCGAGTACTACGGCGTGGCGATGAAGAAGGACGCCTCCGATCTGGTACGCCGGGTCAATCGCGTTCTGGTGGACTACCGCGCGAACGGCTGGCAGGCGTCGTACGACACCTGGCTGTCGGCGACACTGGGAAAGGACTCGGGCCCGTCCAAACCGCCCGCACCGCAGTATCTGCGGACGAGTTGA